tatgTTTTTTCACCTCGAATTCTTCTCGATAAATGCATATCGTTTGGCATTATAGTTACTCTTTTTCATGAATTGCGCACAAATTACTATCTTCAAAAATTCCAACTAGGTAACTCTCTGCCGCTTCTTGGAGAGCGACAATCGCTGACGATTGAAAACGCAAATCAGTTTTGATAAACTGAGCGGTTTCTCTCACGAGTCTCTGGAATGGAAGTTTTCGTAGTAACAAATCAGTGCTCTTTTGATATCGTCTAATTTCTCGCATTGCAACAACTCCAGGTCGAAATCGATGAGGTTTCTTTACCCCTCCAAATTGTGAAACAGACTTGCGAGCAGATTTTGCAGACAATTGTTTCCTTGGAACTTTTGCTCCAGTAGATTTTCGAGCAGTTTGTTTAGTTCtagccatattttttttatttcagacgaacgaacgaacgaagaaTTTTATTGTAAGAAAGAAGAGCGAGACAGAAAATTAGTGCGGAAAGTAATTTTGACGAGACGATTGCTTTGGGCATTCGAGCTCTTCCATGGTTCGTCCGCTTTGTCTGTCTATGAGCAGGGACACCTGCTATTCTCCACGATC
This genomic interval from Octopus sinensis unplaced genomic scaffold, ASM634580v1 Contig02525, whole genome shotgun sequence contains the following:
- the LOC115227272 gene encoding histone H3.2-like; the protein is MARTKQTARKSTGAKVPRKQLSAKSARKSVSQFGGVKKPHRFRPGVVAMREIRRYQKSTDLLLRKLPFQRLVRETAQFIKTDLRFQSSAIVALQEAAESYLVGIFEDSNLCAIHEKE